In Geotalea uraniireducens, the genomic window AGGGACAAATCCTCAAGGTCGCCAAACTCTAGGAGGTTGCATGCCGGGTATTGTGATTTTCGTTGTACTGCTGGTGCTGGTGGCGGCAACCCTGTTCGCCGGGGTGAAGACCGTTCCCCAGGGGCAGGAATGGCTGGTGGAGCGGCTTGGCAAGTACCACGCCACCCTCAAGCCGGGCCTCAATTTTATCATTCCCTATATCGATGCCGTTGCCTATCGGGTGTCGACCAAGGGGGACGTGCTGGCGGTCGGTGCTCAGGAGGTGATCACCAAGGACAATGCGGTCATCATCACCAACGCCGTGGCTTTCATCAAGGTCGTCGATCCGATCAAGGCCGTCTATGAAATCCAGAATTATGAAATCGCCATTCAGAACCTGGTGATGACCTCACTGCGGGCGATCATCGGCCAGATGGACCTGAACAATGCCCTTTCCGAGCGGGAGCAGATCAAAGCCAAACTCCAGGACGGGATCGCCAAGGAGGTTGCCACCTGGGGGATTTACGTCCAGTCGGTCGAGATTCAGGATATCAAACCGTCGCCATCGATGCAGCAGGCCATGGAGCAGCAAGCGAGCGCCGATCGCTTCAAGCAGGCGACCATTCTCGAGGCGGAAGGCAAGAGGGAAGCGATGATCCGTGAGGCGGAAGGAAAACTGGAAGCCGCCAAGCGCGAGGCGGAGGCCCAGATCCGGCTGGCCGAGGCGTCGGCCAAAGCCATTGGCGACATCAGCGCCGCCATCCGCGACCGGGATCTCCCGGCTGTCTTTCTCCTTGGCGACCGCTATATCAATACCCTCCAAAAGATTGCCCAGTCGCCGAACGCCAAGATGGTGGTGCTTCCGGCCGATCTTCCTGCCGCTATCCGCGGCATTCTCGGCAAGCCCTGACGGCCCCGCCGACCGGACGGGACCATCCGGGCGGATTCCGAGCAACGTTGCGCCGTAGCCAAAAAACTGCCAAGGAGGTAATACCGATGGAATTGACGATCAGTTTTCCCGGAGGACAGAAGGTCAACGCGGAACTGAACGGGATGGTCATCCCGACCGACCAGCCGGTCGCCGCTGGAGGCGAAGGATCGGCGCCGTCGCCTTACGACTACTTTCTCGCCGCGATCGG contains:
- a CDS encoding SPFH domain-containing protein is translated as MPGIVIFVVLLVLVAATLFAGVKTVPQGQEWLVERLGKYHATLKPGLNFIIPYIDAVAYRVSTKGDVLAVGAQEVITKDNAVIITNAVAFIKVVDPIKAVYEIQNYEIAIQNLVMTSLRAIIGQMDLNNALSEREQIKAKLQDGIAKEVATWGIYVQSVEIQDIKPSPSMQQAMEQQASADRFKQATILEAEGKREAMIREAEGKLEAAKREAEAQIRLAEASAKAIGDISAAIRDRDLPAVFLLGDRYINTLQKIAQSPNAKMVVLPADLPAAIRGILGKP